Genomic segment of Catharus ustulatus isolate bCatUst1 chromosome 3, bCatUst1.pri.v2, whole genome shotgun sequence:
CTAGCCAGAAGGTCTTTCCAATGGTAGTTTTCAGATCAACTTTTACTCTGACAGGGATTCTCCATTCATTTAGTGTGGAGATGTATTTTAAGCAACTTCCTTCAgcagacaaacagaaaaacaagggGTGGTACTAAGGCGAGGCTTTGAGAAAAGCAACATCACCACATTTGTTTTATGAAAAGCATTAATAAAGCTCAAGCTCTTTATCTGATGGACAGAAAAATTTAACAGAACTGAGCACAAAGGCACAAAAAAATTAGTACTACGTTGGAAAACTACCAAGTGTTAATGAAAACCTAGAGACAGGTAAGGAACACATTCCAAAGGAAATGTTTCCAGAGGAAATGTTATAATTTCTGCCATATCACAAAGAGATTAGCTGGGGACCCATGTTTGGGGGATATTTTTCTGAAGGACCAGGCTCTGTTACATGCAAACCTAAATTTGAGATGCTACTGCAGGGTCAATATGTGCATGCTCACCTCTTAGCCGGTGAGCCAGACTTTGATCTGCCATGAGATCTAGACCTGCAATAAgaaaaagcacagctcagcagagaaACTGAGAGCATGCAGGTTCTCAGGTTTGGGACTGCAGGATTCACATTTATGTATGAGTGCTGTCATGCTGAACACACAGAATCCTGCAGGTTTCCAGGGTTTTGCCTGTTAAGTTTCCAAAGCAGTCTTTTTACATGGATGCTGCACGTGTTGCTCTGTACTTTGGTCTCTAGCTGATGAAGCCACTCTAAACCTGCAGGTTTTATTAGACTTGAGCAATATCTGCCACTGCAGTTGCAGACAGCTCATTCCTACAAGCATCTTCTCTGTGAAGTTCATATTTTATATCCACTTGCTTCaactaggttttttttttaatatttgaactTAATCGTTATGAAAAAAGTGTGGAAAATGTCCACCTTTGATACTGCTGCACCACAGGAACACTAATACTGCCTGAAAGCCTTGCTGAAATTTTGAGGTCCCCCAAGGCAGTGCTCTGCATTCCACATCCAAGGCTTTCCACAACAATTTCCAGATGTGTGTTGTGACACTGTTGAAACAGCAAATGTCATGTACTCATTTAGTCTGTCTCCCTCATGAACCCAGAGCCTGTCTCTGGGTGCAATGCATTCTTCTGTAAAGAAATAATCTGTCAATTGCATAAGCCAAATTCTTTTGCCCCTTCCATCTAGTTGTACATCTGTAATTTCCCATGCCTCAGGCACTTAATCCCTACTTATAATGGAAAGTGTCACACATTAGTCAGAAATGACACTACAAGTGTCCTTTACCCTGCAGAAAACCATCCTGGTGCCAAAAGAGAAAGCAATGGTGGTAAAATCAAGATGTTTTCCTCTTTGAGGATCTGTTGACTGTAGCTGTTTCCTGCTCATCACTGAGAATGAACAGTGATAAGCCATGATTAAGTCATGTTGGAACAACCAGTATTAATATTCAACATGGTTTACCCACAGGTGTACCCAGTCAGAAAGGCACTGTTCTACTGCCTTGGGCAGCCTTCTTCTCCTTTCACCAGCTTCTGGACTATCTGTGTGAGTTTCTGCTCTTAATTAAGCCAACTGGTCTTGATCTCTCCTTTCCCTTAAAATTCCCATCATTGCTTGCTGTCCATCCTCAAAAAATGCCTTCAGCCATGGGCTTCTCCACCTGCTCCCTTTAGCTGAAGCTatcatgtattttcctttctttcttcatgGTTGACTGTTCCTTGTTTCCAAGAGCAGCCAttaaaaccagcacagcaggcacagggatgggctaGGCCATAAACAATTCCAAATCCAGAGCAGAATTTCCATTTACTCTTGTTCTTGTTGAGGACACCCAGACAGCCAGGACAAGACTCTGTGAAGCTCCATGAAGGACAAGGCTCACAAACTTACTACCAAGTGTAAAGGAACAAACACTTTCATTGGTACAAAGTAATTCTGACAGGTGTTTATCTCAAATTAAAATCAGCTCCTGCAGATTGACACTATTCAACAGAGCTGCAATTGCAGCTCTAACACATAGGAGACACCAGCAAGCCTTTCAAGACTTGCCTGGCTGCAGACAATAAAGCATTAAAATACTACTGGAAGGGCATCCTGCATTCTCTGAAAAACAGTGGGAAGAACCCACAATCTTGTGTGTActacacaaagaaaaataatcttttgaGATTAATTCTACATTTGGTAGCTCTTAACGCAACCTGATCAAACCAGTATTTGTGATGACTGGGGATCTAGATGTTAGTGGTGTGCAAAAGAGTAAGAGAAAGAATGATCTTCTGCACTGCTTTATAAAACTAGAAACACCTAAGTTAGTGGAGGGAAAACAcgtatttttctggaaaaaaaaaagttccagtTGTTAAAGAGTCTAAACAGACTTTTAAGCAACTTTTACCAAGTGTGTACAGTCACATACCTGCTTCTGGGCCATGTAACAGATCTGGATCTAGATCTGGATCGTGATCTAgacctgaaattaaaaaattgagaCAAATTAAAAGGAAGTCAACTCAAACAGAAGTGATGACAATTACAGCACTATATAAATGAATGTGTACATGTGAACTAAAACCTACATGATCATTAGACATTTTagacaaagaaattaaattgtgGGAGATGCCACTGTCTCAAGGTAAGGTCTCAAAACTCATTTGCAGGGCTGTGAATTTAACTAGGATTATCAGGAACGTTTTTAAGCATGCTGACTTCTAGAAGTCAACAACTTTTGAAGTGTTTTTGGAATCTAAAACAagaaaacaccaacaaaaataaaccacacagccttttaaaattataaggCTGATTTACCTGATCACCTGATTTATTGATTTACCTTGATCTCTTCAAGGAACCCGACCGGGAGCGGCGAGGAGACACGGACCTGGACCTACGAGGAGACACAGACCGGGACCTACGATAGGAAGCTGACCTGGACCTGCAAAGAAAGCAATGCCAAGAGTTGGTCAAGTGTAGCTTTTTCTGTGCAAAAGGCAAGAGGAATAAAAGACCAACTCAAACATACCTCCTACCACGGCTGCGACTGCGTGACCGGGAATACCTTCTTCCTCGGGACCTCGAGCGGGATCTAGACCGGGACCTGGGTTTAGGTTAGAAAAAACAGGTATCAGcagacagctgcagcacccagcacatGTGAGGCCCTGCTGAAGTCAAAACTTTTTTCAGACAACTAAAGAACTAGCATCTGTCAGTTGGAAAAATGTCTGGGCCTACTTGTCTTGAGCATTTTTACTACctagaaaaatgttaaaagctGAATTACATTGCAGAATTACATTAGAATAGAAAACACTGTAATGcgtatttaaaataaaccttgCAAGTTTGCAGGTCGACCCTCTTTGGCCCAAGGTCTAGCAGATCTAGACGATCTAGAAGTATCTATAGGCGAGCGCTGCATCTAGGTAGGTGTTCTCTTCAATCTAACGACGATCAAACTGACAGCCCAATGAGCCAGGGTGAGGCTTGATTGACGCAAGAAGATTTTTCTAGGTGGGAATGTGGTCAATCTGGTGTTCCTCTTTCTAAACCGGAGGGGGGCCCCAATTGAAAGCCAAATTTACTGTTACGGCGGTCACCGTCTCAAATTTTCTGCCCTTAAAGAATAAGGTGAAGCTACGTGTAGATGGCTCGAGGGGATCTGGCCTCTTATGCTGATCACCTCAAGGTCTAGGAGGATCTTAAGTGTCGGATTTGCAAGGCGCCTCAGCATGAAATCTTAAGGCTCGTGACATTCTGAATCAAGGCGACTGACTCAAACGAAGAAACCTGAAAGGTTTTGACCAGGTTGATTATTAAGATATTAACATTTGATAGAAATAGCAACAAATTGTAATATACACCTATACATTTATTCTAGAGTTTAAGTTTAAAGAAAACCGGTGTAACATTGTGTTCTTTGCTAACAAGAACTACATAAAAGCGAGCTGGCGAAGCAAGGcggccgccccggccccgcacgTACCTGCTCCTCCTTCGCCGGCTATAGCGGTGACAGTCATAGGCATAGTGGCCTTTCTCACCACACTCGTAGCATCTGTCGTTGGGGTCGAAGGGGCGCCGGGCAGGGGGCCGGTCATAGCGGGAGCGCCGCGGCATCCCTGTGGATACTTCCACTCGGACCCTGGAGCCGCAGATCACCCTGCAACGAGTCCACCAAGGCTCTGGGTAAAAACTTGCAGTCCATGACAGAACTACAAAAGCACAGGGACCAGAGAAATAAACCCCGGTTCTCTCTCAGCAGTTTCAGCAAAAGTGAAATGGACACGTACTTCCCGTCAAGACCACGGACAGCATCTTCAGCATCCCGGGGGTCTTCGAACTCCACGAAGGCGAACCCCGGCGGGTTCCGGGCGATCCACACAGTTCTCAGCGGCCCGTAGTAGCTGAAGGCTCTCTCCAGCTCGCCTTTGCCGGCGCCCGTGCCCAGGTTGCCCACGTACACCTTGGTCTctgcggagcggagcgggctcagcgcggggccgggagcgggctCGGGCTCagccccgccttcccccggcCGCCGCCATCTTGTCCGCGCGGCCCCTTCCCGCCTACACCGCGAGCGCCGCGCGCCCGGCCGCGCTCCCTCCCCCACGGCCGCTGACGCAAAATGGCGGCGGCGACAACGGCGGCAGCGGCCGCgctgcctctctcccctccccaccgGCGCCCGCCGGCCGCCAAGCTTCCCGCGGGAATCGCCTCTCTCCCAGACCCGTCTTGCCTCCCCTCCCGCGCAGCCGCCCGCCGCCTGCGGCCCCCGGGAGCTCTCACCGCCTCCATAGCGGCCGTAACGCGACATCCCGACGGCTCCGCCGCCTGCGCGCACGCGCCGCCGCACGCGCCTGCCCCCTGCCCTGcgcccccgcctcccccgccccgcgcggaGGCGCGCATGCGCGCGGGGCGGTGGCGCGCGCCGTGGGGGCGGGCTCCTCGACGGGAGTTGGGGCCTGAATAGGAATTGGCGG
This window contains:
- the LOC116993758 gene encoding serine/arginine-rich splicing factor 7 yields the protein MSRYGRYGGETKVYVGNLGTGAGKGELERAFSYYGPLRTVWIARNPPGFAFVEFEDPRDAEDAVRGLDGKVICGSRVRVEVSTGMPRRSRYDRPPARRPFDPNDRCYECGEKGHYAYDCHRYSRRRRSRSRSRSRSRSRGRRYSRSRSRSRGRRSRSASYRRSRSVSPRRSRSVSPRRSRSGSLKRSRSRSRSRSRSRSVTWPRSRSRSHGRSKSGSPAKSRSKSRSPSPKRSRSPSGSPQRSASPERMD